In Brassica rapa cultivar Chiifu-401-42 chromosome A06, CAAS_Brap_v3.01, whole genome shotgun sequence, a single window of DNA contains:
- the LOC103871321 gene encoding VPS35 endosomal protein sorting factor-like isoform X1 — MEFEFRRRDYGADHESHLLPRSRTQKHPLSSPTASRQHQMKTVRDKDPPDFFDPLRGLDVNASAEDKVEEEDTSLSTEAVTQELTKEWKSLKRILIQRFPVSKVISFSPVSNVITKGSKVETPSAQPHLEETGSEQASLEGTAKVMDQQEYLAKVRELIDGITKAWQVEDRVTSLKLSIKVTKLLMDTTVLQFYPTVFVVVTDMLDMVGDMVWERIKEKAEYDVDGTVICTLPNDFQANDICLEARETCYNWFCKVGSVRELLPRIYLELAILPCWRFLINQPREVLDRLVMMVRGLADPLASLYCRLYMVHRMQKLGFCNSGYLIKCVKDIEDVLAPILVDKDGCSYITDDKKLLFNLMEPAIEYIMKCLLLTGRQENNVLGILEELGFGRNKSQPSDNSSHVSILLHHLLKALPSEIVSSQAMEILHMIKCSNDCSFSQVLNYRLLGNRLCEGRSQEGFLSSLVNEIMQAASQYQMLYDYLRIMDAYVDLLLQNKMFQRYQENHLDALLDDIVTLARDKFLSEEEQASLQSIILKLLSHFEDLQKVLSLNHFIEFLDLMSGTSKKSVNMHLLSMGTRNGCICDSTTVQLLFEVSQGLYDATDFVNIKDDDNRQTSHLISRFVEMVDYGAERERHLLFLAECRDAFSGVHELKETLVRSSNTMAVKALKAEKKHINFVKSCLAFSEVTIPSVTIPTKQLNLYLETAEVALLGGLISHSDGLLMSVIECLEDVTPPDGLKSIDADSMASVVCKLCSLLVMVPGNPEKGVIEILKSIFSATCSSSRAMPRVKVKILCAIISLLSTLAQDNLPYRSANPEIIGNDLLFFGDSSYKNELVSWTQLVVGELVDAIEQESSQIARGNIALEACNCISSALVMNEKVSQLCLRLLETAKGCLGATDRYLEATKQSLQL; from the exons ATGGAGTTCGAGTTCCGGCGTCGCGACTATGGAGCTGACCATGAATCTCATCTCCTTCCTCGCTCAAGAACTCAAAAGCACCCTCTTTCCTCTCCAACTGCTTCTCGTCAACACCAA ATGAAAACTGTCAGAGATAAGGATCCTCCTGACTTCTTTGATCCATTGAGGGGATTGGATGTGAATGCTTCAGCAGAAGACaaggttgaagaagaagatactTCTCTATCCACTGAAGCGGTGACTCAGGAGCTGACAAAGGAGTGGAAGTCTCTTAAACGTATCTTGATCCAGCGCTTCCCTGTCTCCAAAGTCATTTCTTTTTCTCCA GTATCTAATGTAATAACGAAAGGTTCCAAAG TTGAGACTCCTTCCGCTCAACCACATTTGGAGGAAACAGGCAGCGAACAGGCTTCTCTGGAAGGAACTGCTAAAGTGATGGACCAACAGGAATATCTAGCCAAAGTACGCGAGCTAATAGATGGAATAACTAAAGCTTGGCAGGTTGAAGATCGAGTAACATCGTTAAAGTTATCAATAAAG GTCACAAAACTTCTGATGGACACAACAGTTTTACAGTTTTATCCTACAGTCTTTGTTGTAGTCACTGACATGCTTGATATGGTTGGGGATATGGTGTGGGAACGGATCAAGGAGAAAGCAGAATATGATGTAGATGGAACAGTGATCTGCACCTTACCGA ATGATTTTCAAGCAAATGATATCTGCCTTGAAGCAAGAGAGACTTGCTATAACTGGTTCTGCAAAGTTGGTTCAGTTCGAGAACTTCTTCCCCGCAT TTACTTGGAGCTGGCAATTTTACCTTGCTGGCGTTTCCTCATTAATCAACCCAGAGAAGTTCTGGATCGTTTAGTCATGATGGTGAGAGGTCTTGCAGATCCACTGGCATCTTTGTATTGTCGTCTTTATATGGTGCATCGTATGCAGAAGTTGGGTTTCTGCAATTCAG GATATCTAATCAAATGCGTCAAGGATATTGAAGATGTATTGGCACCTATTTTAGTGGACAAGGACGGGTGTTCCTATATTACAGACGACAAAAAGTTGCTTTTTAATTTGATGGAACCAGCCATTGAGTATATAATGAAGTGCTTATTGCTCACTGGACGTCAG GAGAACAATGTGTTGGGCATACTTGAGGAGCTTGGATTTGGAAGGAATAAATCTCAGCCGTCCGACAACTCTTCACACGTGTCCATTTTACTTCATCACCTACTCAAGGCACTTCCATCCGAAATAGTTAGTTCACAAGCTATGGAGATCCTGCATATGATTAAATGCAGCAATGATTGTTCTTTCAGTCAG GTTTTGAATTACAGGTTACTTGGAAATAGGTTGTGTGAAGGGAGATCTCAAGAAGGTTTTCTGAGTTCACTCGTCAATGAAATTATGCAG GCTGCTTCTCAGTATCAGATGCTGTATGACTACTTGAGAATTATGGACGCATATGTGGATCTGTTGTTGCAGAACAAGATG TTTCAACGGTATCAGGAAAATCATTTGGATGCGCTCTTGGATGATATTGTAACTCTAGCTCGTGACAAGTTTCTTTCTGAAGAAGAACAAGCAAGTTTGCAATCCATAATTTTGAAGCTGCTGTCTCATTTCGAGGACTTGCAAAAAGTACTTTCTCTG AATCATTTCATCGAGTTCTTGGATCTTATGTCTGGGACGTCAAAAAAAAGTGTTAACATGCATCTCCTGAGCATGGGTACTAG GAATGGCTGCATATGTGATTCAACAACCGTGCAATTGCTTTTTGAAGTTTCTCAGGGTCTTTATGATGCTACAGATTTCGTCAACATAAAGGATGATGATAATCGACAGACATCACATTTAATTTCTCGCTTTGTTGAGATG GTTGATTATGGGGCAGAAAGGGAAcgccatttgttgtttttggcGGAGTGTCGTGACGCCTTTAGTGGTGTACATGAACTTAAG GAGACACTTGTCCGTTCAAGCAACACAATGGCAGTAAAAGCACTAAAAGCAGAAAAGAAGCATATCAACTTTGTAAAGTCTTGTCTAGCATTCAGCGAAGTTACCATTCCATCTGTTACAATTCCAACAAAACAGTTAAATCTTTACCTCGAAACTGCTGAG GTTGCGCTTTTAGGTGGTTTGATTTCTCATTCCGATGGACTGCTCATGTCAGTTATTGAGTGTTTAGAGGATGTGACGCCACCAGATG GTTTAAAGTCAATTGATGCGGATAGTATGGCCTCCGTGGTATGCAAATTGTGTAGCCTCCTGGTAATGGTTCCAG GTAATCCTGAGAAAGGCGTGATAGAGATCCTCAAGAGCATATTTTCTGCTACTTGCTCTAGTTCACG GGCAATGCCAAGAGTGAAGGTGAAAATACTTTGTGCTATCATTTCACTCTTGTCGACACTTGCCCAGGATAATCTGCCTTACCGTTCTGCCAATCCAGAG aTAATTGGAAACGATTTACTGTTCTTTGGTGATTCATCATACAAGAATGAACTTGTCTCTTGGACTCAGCTAGTTGTTGGTGAACTTGTAGACGCTATTGAGCAAGAATCGTCACAG ATTGCTCGCGGGAACATTGCGCTTGAAGCTTGCAATTGCATATCATCAGCACTAGTT ATGAATGAGAAAGTCTCACAACTTTGCTTGAGACTGCTCGAAACAGCAAAAGGTTGTTTGGGTGCCACGGACAGGTACCTTGAAGCCACTAAGCAATCACTCCAATTATGA
- the LOC103871321 gene encoding VPS35 endosomal protein sorting factor-like isoform X2 — protein MEFEFRRRDYGADHESHLLPRSRTQKHPLSSPTASRQHQMKTVRDKDPPDFFDPLRGLDVNASAEDKVEEEDTSLSTEAVTQELTKEWKSLKRILIQRFPVSKVISFSPVSNVITKGSKVETPSAQPHLEETGSEQASLEGTAKVMDQQEYLAKVRELIDGITKAWQVEDRVTSLKLSIKVTKLLMDTTVLQFYPTVFVVVTDMLDMVGDMVWERIKEKAEYDVDGTVICTLPNDFQANDICLEARETCYNWFCKVGSVRELLPRIYLELAILPCWRFLINQPREVLDRLVMMVRGLADPLASLYCRLYMVHRMQKLGFCNSGYLIKCVKDIEDVLAPILVDKDGCSYITDDKKLLFNLMEPAIEYIMKCLLLTGRQENNVLGILEELGFGRNKSQPSDNSSHVSILLHHLLKALPSEIVSSQAMEILHMIKCSNDCSFSQVLNYRLLGNRLCEGRSQEGFLSSLVNEIMQAASQYQMLYDYLRIMDAYVDLLLQNKMENHLDALLDDIVTLARDKFLSEEEQASLQSIILKLLSHFEDLQKVLSLNHFIEFLDLMSGTSKKSVNMHLLSMGTRNGCICDSTTVQLLFEVSQGLYDATDFVNIKDDDNRQTSHLISRFVEMVDYGAERERHLLFLAECRDAFSGVHELKETLVRSSNTMAVKALKAEKKHINFVKSCLAFSEVTIPSVTIPTKQLNLYLETAEVALLGGLISHSDGLLMSVIECLEDVTPPDGLKSIDADSMASVVCKLCSLLVMVPGNPEKGVIEILKSIFSATCSSSRAMPRVKVKILCAIISLLSTLAQDNLPYRSANPEIIGNDLLFFGDSSYKNELVSWTQLVVGELVDAIEQESSQIARGNIALEACNCISSALVMNEKVSQLCLRLLETAKGCLGATDRYLEATKQSLQL, from the exons ATGGAGTTCGAGTTCCGGCGTCGCGACTATGGAGCTGACCATGAATCTCATCTCCTTCCTCGCTCAAGAACTCAAAAGCACCCTCTTTCCTCTCCAACTGCTTCTCGTCAACACCAA ATGAAAACTGTCAGAGATAAGGATCCTCCTGACTTCTTTGATCCATTGAGGGGATTGGATGTGAATGCTTCAGCAGAAGACaaggttgaagaagaagatactTCTCTATCCACTGAAGCGGTGACTCAGGAGCTGACAAAGGAGTGGAAGTCTCTTAAACGTATCTTGATCCAGCGCTTCCCTGTCTCCAAAGTCATTTCTTTTTCTCCA GTATCTAATGTAATAACGAAAGGTTCCAAAG TTGAGACTCCTTCCGCTCAACCACATTTGGAGGAAACAGGCAGCGAACAGGCTTCTCTGGAAGGAACTGCTAAAGTGATGGACCAACAGGAATATCTAGCCAAAGTACGCGAGCTAATAGATGGAATAACTAAAGCTTGGCAGGTTGAAGATCGAGTAACATCGTTAAAGTTATCAATAAAG GTCACAAAACTTCTGATGGACACAACAGTTTTACAGTTTTATCCTACAGTCTTTGTTGTAGTCACTGACATGCTTGATATGGTTGGGGATATGGTGTGGGAACGGATCAAGGAGAAAGCAGAATATGATGTAGATGGAACAGTGATCTGCACCTTACCGA ATGATTTTCAAGCAAATGATATCTGCCTTGAAGCAAGAGAGACTTGCTATAACTGGTTCTGCAAAGTTGGTTCAGTTCGAGAACTTCTTCCCCGCAT TTACTTGGAGCTGGCAATTTTACCTTGCTGGCGTTTCCTCATTAATCAACCCAGAGAAGTTCTGGATCGTTTAGTCATGATGGTGAGAGGTCTTGCAGATCCACTGGCATCTTTGTATTGTCGTCTTTATATGGTGCATCGTATGCAGAAGTTGGGTTTCTGCAATTCAG GATATCTAATCAAATGCGTCAAGGATATTGAAGATGTATTGGCACCTATTTTAGTGGACAAGGACGGGTGTTCCTATATTACAGACGACAAAAAGTTGCTTTTTAATTTGATGGAACCAGCCATTGAGTATATAATGAAGTGCTTATTGCTCACTGGACGTCAG GAGAACAATGTGTTGGGCATACTTGAGGAGCTTGGATTTGGAAGGAATAAATCTCAGCCGTCCGACAACTCTTCACACGTGTCCATTTTACTTCATCACCTACTCAAGGCACTTCCATCCGAAATAGTTAGTTCACAAGCTATGGAGATCCTGCATATGATTAAATGCAGCAATGATTGTTCTTTCAGTCAG GTTTTGAATTACAGGTTACTTGGAAATAGGTTGTGTGAAGGGAGATCTCAAGAAGGTTTTCTGAGTTCACTCGTCAATGAAATTATGCAG GCTGCTTCTCAGTATCAGATGCTGTATGACTACTTGAGAATTATGGACGCATATGTGGATCTGTTGTTGCAGAACAAGATG GAAAATCATTTGGATGCGCTCTTGGATGATATTGTAACTCTAGCTCGTGACAAGTTTCTTTCTGAAGAAGAACAAGCAAGTTTGCAATCCATAATTTTGAAGCTGCTGTCTCATTTCGAGGACTTGCAAAAAGTACTTTCTCTG AATCATTTCATCGAGTTCTTGGATCTTATGTCTGGGACGTCAAAAAAAAGTGTTAACATGCATCTCCTGAGCATGGGTACTAG GAATGGCTGCATATGTGATTCAACAACCGTGCAATTGCTTTTTGAAGTTTCTCAGGGTCTTTATGATGCTACAGATTTCGTCAACATAAAGGATGATGATAATCGACAGACATCACATTTAATTTCTCGCTTTGTTGAGATG GTTGATTATGGGGCAGAAAGGGAAcgccatttgttgtttttggcGGAGTGTCGTGACGCCTTTAGTGGTGTACATGAACTTAAG GAGACACTTGTCCGTTCAAGCAACACAATGGCAGTAAAAGCACTAAAAGCAGAAAAGAAGCATATCAACTTTGTAAAGTCTTGTCTAGCATTCAGCGAAGTTACCATTCCATCTGTTACAATTCCAACAAAACAGTTAAATCTTTACCTCGAAACTGCTGAG GTTGCGCTTTTAGGTGGTTTGATTTCTCATTCCGATGGACTGCTCATGTCAGTTATTGAGTGTTTAGAGGATGTGACGCCACCAGATG GTTTAAAGTCAATTGATGCGGATAGTATGGCCTCCGTGGTATGCAAATTGTGTAGCCTCCTGGTAATGGTTCCAG GTAATCCTGAGAAAGGCGTGATAGAGATCCTCAAGAGCATATTTTCTGCTACTTGCTCTAGTTCACG GGCAATGCCAAGAGTGAAGGTGAAAATACTTTGTGCTATCATTTCACTCTTGTCGACACTTGCCCAGGATAATCTGCCTTACCGTTCTGCCAATCCAGAG aTAATTGGAAACGATTTACTGTTCTTTGGTGATTCATCATACAAGAATGAACTTGTCTCTTGGACTCAGCTAGTTGTTGGTGAACTTGTAGACGCTATTGAGCAAGAATCGTCACAG ATTGCTCGCGGGAACATTGCGCTTGAAGCTTGCAATTGCATATCATCAGCACTAGTT ATGAATGAGAAAGTCTCACAACTTTGCTTGAGACTGCTCGAAACAGCAAAAGGTTGTTTGGGTGCCACGGACAGGTACCTTGAAGCCACTAAGCAATCACTCCAATTATGA